Genomic DNA from Puntigrus tetrazona isolate hp1 unplaced genomic scaffold, ASM1883169v1 S000000008, whole genome shotgun sequence:
TTGCTCGTGCCCGTGGGGCGTCCTGACTGGCTTCTCTCTGGTTCGGGGGTATGTGCTTTTTCAGCTTGCCTCCACTGTTTGACTGTAATATTCTGAGCGTGTGAGTGTCTTTAATGCAGTAGGACTGACACGGTTGTGTTCACAGGATGGCACGATGAAGGTCTGGCATTATGAGAGTGGCCGGCGGTTACACAGTGTTGACCTGAGGCAGTTTACCCTCCACTCTGAAGACACGGACGCAGAAAAGGTGCCGTCCGTTTGATTTCAGTCAGGCATTCACGCACAAAACCGCATACAGTGTTTCAATCAGTCacaaaaattgcattattgCAAGGTCTGTGAATCTCTGGGATGTATATCTGGCATTTTAAttcgtttttaattattaaaaccgatcatttatttatgttatttgaaatgtggttatgtttgtgtttatttttaaatgtaaatttcacaGTATTCTAAGGCACTAAATCAGGTTAGAAAATGAGGTGGAGAATTCTCCAGGTAAAAGTTGTCTTATGAAAATCGTGATTCTAACTAcaaattgtaatagtatttgtgaccctggaccacaaaaccagtttttggataggacaatatttggtcaAGATACTAGTTAACTACTTAAGATGCCGAGAAATATCTGAATGTCTGTAATCTGAgggtggggaaaaaaatctaaagtttttatatatatatatatatatatatatatataagttatcaataacagtaatataacaatatcttcatggaacatgatctttacttaatatccaaatgatttttggcataaaataaaaatctagaattttgacccatacaatatattttggGATTTTGCTAGAAATATACTTGTGCTCCAATTATGtgtcaaataaacaaactgaattaaaatgcctaaaatatcttgatttttttatttatttatttttttccctcaagaACAGTTTTATTGAAGAACATATGATTCTAAACAATTAACTTTGGCTGACCATCAATCTAGAAAAAATAATCTCTTAATTACAGCAGAAGTGCTAGAAGAAATATTTTAGCCTACTTGGCGGGCCTTGGGTTATTAGCTTCCGCTCAGCATTtccatttccttttcttttttttttttaccaattacCAATCTGCAAATGACCCAGGCTGTATTTCTTTCTGTGCTCAGAGGTTTGCTGTCAGCAGGATCCTCAGCTCGCCGGATGGAAAACACATAGCTGTCCAGTGTGAGAGGTGCGTTTCATTTCAGCAGATTTCTGTTAATCTCGCCTCCAACTGGATCCTGGAGTCTCGGTGACGACAACAGTGCccttttgctaaaataaaaactcaaatatCAAGAAAATATGCCTTTTACGCTCATTTCATGCCATTAAACTCCTATCCGTCTTTGCAGATTCCCCTCAGTTCAGCTGTTCGAGGTGGATTCTGGGCCCGAGGGCTGTCTGAGCCCCTCCGAGGCTCTCGTTCTTCCTCATGCTCCCTGGGACATGACCTTTGATTCACAGAGTCAGCTGTGGGTCTTACTGGAGACTGAAGACGTGAACGTGCTCCTGTACAGGTACTCGGAGCAGCACTGGCAGGTACGTGCACGCCGCCATCCCGCTTTCTCTCCGTGTTTTGAAGCACTTACTAACTCGTGTTGCTTGTTTACAGCCGCGTGACTCGGAGACTCCTGAACTGAGGAGGGTCTCCGAAGCATTGCGAGCTCGGTGGGATATCTTTAAAGGTAAGAAATCCAACAGTATTACTGCGGAGTTCCTCAAAAGAGCATCTCGACTCGTGTAGCTAATATTATACAGTATGGGTTAATGTACCTCTGAAGATCTTTATTCCGTACGCTTTCCTTTTTGTTCTCCGTTCACAGGATCCGTGGGACTGGAGAGTCCATTCAAACACTTGTATAAAGTGAACTTCGACAACATGGCGTCGTACTTGCAGAAGAAACAGGAAAGACTAGATCAAGAGAGTAAGAAGAGAGCAGCAGCGAACGGCTCGAAGTCCAGCAAGAGAAGCAGAAGCGAGAGCGGCGCTGTGCCTCAGAGCACCAGCTGAGAGatgcttttttgtcttttttctcttttgttaatCGACAATAATTAtgactatttttattacttcagTAAAGCTCCACTTGGTTTATTTTGTGAACAGCAAGGCGCTGTAGCTTGGTTTGGCCACTAGAGGCCGCTACAGGAACACATCCTGGTACGATGTCATTAGACGACGGGAATgaacatgttttattacatCAGTGCTTAAAACATGAGATCTGTGGCTTCAGTTGTTCTTAAAgttagacttttatttttctgagtAAAAGTGACTAAAAATCTGTACATCCTGTATAATGTTTATACTTttacaaaaccaaataaaaacaacaccaaTGGTTCATAGCTGAGCTGTACATGGTTCAATTCCCTGAAAGATGCTTTGGGTTTTCTGAGCAGATGGCCATGATTTCGCTCGTTCACTGCCTCGGATGGGATCCCAGCTGAAACAGACGAGCAAAGCCAGGTTCGGTTGTAAATATAACACGCATAATGACTAAAGTGCACGCGGTACGATGTTTGGACATTGACCTtgctcatttcttttttcctcccaTTGTTAAATTTTCGCTCTTCTTTTTCTGCACCTATGAAAAGAAAAGGGGATAACGAGACCGAAATGGCCAGTACCAGTTAAAAGGTAATGATGAAAAGAAGGCCGTCGCTGCTAACCTCATTCATGGCGTCGTCTATCTGTTTAAGCTCCTCGTATCTGTCCCGGGACTCTCGTAGGGGCTGTACCATGACCTCCTCAATCTGAGGAAACAACTGCAGGACACACTAGATCACAACCTGGTATCTTGGCCCATGTTCACACTTGGTTTGACCTGAACCAGAGTTCTGTGTCTCACCTTCATCACGGTCTCAAACATGGGGATCAGGACGAACTTGATGAAGCCGATCTGAGCGGTGGGTTTAGTAACTTTCTCTCGGTCCATGAAAGGAGCGACTGGTAAACCTTCTGCCTTCTCTCGATCGCTCtattagagagagaaagaacacaGTTCTGATGAAAAGTAAGGTCAAGATGATGTGGTTGGTATTATCCtttttatgttgttaaaagCCTTTTATGCTccccaaggctgcatttatttaaacaaaaatacagtattaacATTAGGCTAAtgtgaacaaacaaacataaattgacctttttattttaggtattttaaaatgtcgtTTATCATTGATCGCGCAAGTTGAAGATTATTTGCGGTTCatagatttcacatctgaaagtGACGTGCCATTTCTGTTCATACGTTCATTCTGCGAATCGCAAAATTTTAGAAATGTTCGTAAAATCAATTGAAGCATGGCTTCCGCGCAACCTTTTATTAATGTGCCCCCAGATTTAACTCGTCAGCTCATTAATAGAGACTTTAAGACCTGAAGTGGGTCAGAAAAGGCAAAAAGAGTTTAGATTAAATAAGGTTTGTGTCAGAAACGCGTCACGTTCAGCAGCTAAATAACAGGCAAAATAACCATCTCCTGTCTCAGAGgacaaagaaaaaagggatagctttaatttaatttagaatggGTCTGATAACTTcaatttctgtatatttctgcTTAACGGCGcaagtaaatataatattaaatataatgggTTTATGTGGAGATTGTTTTAAGTTCACATAGTTATATAAATGTTGTCTAATGTTGCAATATAAAGGTATATTTAAAACCTTTACTGTTAGTTGGGATTAATACATTTACTCATTGATTCGTTTAAGGAAAATATGTGATTAATGTAAAACCATGATCCAATATATAGAGGAGTTTTTTCATCTGAGAGGATTTAGTGAAATTTAGCATTATGACTTGCTCACTAATGCAccccctgcagtgaatgggtgccgtcagaaggagaGCTGGTAAAAACACTACAATACTCCACAAGTAATctacaccactccagtccatcaattaatgtcttgtaaaGCGAAAAGCTATGTCTGTAAGAAACAAGTCCTTGGTAAGGCTTTTCCGTGTTAAACAGCCACTTTTGACCAAAAAAGCTCTTCCTCCAATGAAAAAGTCTCATCTCAAACTAAAATCATATTTGTCATGTCACTcttgttctgacggcacccattcactgctgttTTTAGAGTAAccgtttcttgtttttttacatcttCATACAACATACTTGCGATCTTTTCTACCTGCATGAAGTACTCCTCCAGCAAACAGTCCACCCACGGCTCGGCGACCTCCATCGGCCGGACCTCGTTAGAGATATCACAGCACTTGATCAGCACCATCTTCAGCTGCCACAGACACAGAGATGCAAGTTCAATCAGCTCGTCTTTTTTGTAGGCGAACAGCGGCGCTGCAAAACGAGTTCAGAAAGCTCACACAAGTGACGTGCTCCTCATTAGCGAAGTCAAAGTTATCCACTTTCTGTTTGAAAGAGTCCAGGATCTCTCCATGTCGGGCCATGTCCGTGGCCAGGATCAGGGTGATGGTTCCCTGTCAGAGACAAAACGGTTCTTGTTCAGAGACAAGATGTAGGTATGCGTGCGCAAAGCTGGGTTTAAAGGCCCGGGGGCACACCTGGCGAATCTGCTTGAAGGCTTCAGGATCGAAGTTGGCAAAGATGTTGCAGTCAGGCTGAGAGAATATCTGGAAGGCCACGGCGCAGTGGTGGTTCTCCAGAGGAGAGATGTCATTGTACCTCACCGCTAGCTCTGTGCGTGCATTAATCTGATACCTGCCCAAAACAGTCCACGGGTGACAGATGCTAATACAAACTTGGATCCGTCAAACACAATGACTTGTATCATATGAGATGTGCCGAAATATAAATGGAGTAGTTCTGTCAAGTGATTCATTTTGGTTAAttgcttccaaaataaaagtttttgttcacattatatatgtgtgtgtactgcgaatatttattatgtatatattaaaaaaaacgatatgtttatatattaaatatattcatatattatatgacttttaatatatacacgTACATATTTTgtaagtatatgtgtgtgtattgatatatacataataaatatacacagtacacgcacatttttgtaatacagaaattaaatagTTTCGTaatcatttcaaatttaaatagacaacattttaaaggatattaaaatgaaattgtttCTAATTGTTATAATTCTcataaacaatatacatttaggagaaaatatataaactctTTGGGGTTGGcatgatatttatttgataaaatctAGCAGAAAACGataaatattgtgaagtattataaatttaattaatacaatacaCGTTCCTAttgactatattttaaaatgtaattaattcctgagatgcaaagctacattttcagcactaTTACTCCAATCATCAGTGTCGCACAGAAATCACtgcaatatgctgatttactgctcaagaaacatgtattattattattattattattattattattattattattattattattatcattgttaagAACAtgttgtgctttaaaatgtgGGGAAAAATAGCTGAAACAGTGATATTTTCTTTCAGAATATGAAATTAAACCgaacggcatttatttgaaacacaaaaaattaGCAACATTAGAAATGCCctaactgaataaatgtattaaatataggaaaaataagaaaaaaatatataaacgaggtgaaagaaacatttaaggCTAATAGTAGAAATAcggctgtaaataaatatgagcGCTAATACAAACGTCAGGACGATGGAGGCTCTTACGTGTTGTTGTACCCAGGATGATCCAGATCATGACACACGGCAGCTGTCATCAAAATAAGAACGTCTACTTGCGTGAACTTTTCCTGAAAAACAAGACTCTTAGTGTCTGCAGTCCTCGTATCCCAGCTCTCCTACACTGCTAAATTAAAGTAAGTAATTTGTCCCCTAATAGCTGGGCCTGTAATAGCTCGGATAATTAATCCAATGACCTCTTAATACACGTCCATGGCAACAGCAGCACAGAGAGGCTGAAAGCATCTTCATAGAGGCAGAATTGCTTTCACACCCCCATACATCACTCATTTATTACTTCGCTATCTCTCAGTCTCTTTCATTCACCTCCCACTTGTCTTTAATCTACCTCTGATACTCCAGCTTTCCGGAGCAAAAGACACAGGTGGCCGCGGAGCAAAACGGCTATCTTTAAAACAGTTCAAAGGAGGAAGCGGAGTGTCTTTACCTGTAGGTTGCAGAGGTAGATCATGCTGTACATCATCTGAGTGACACAGAAGCAGTGGCGGAAATTATGGAAAGGATTGTTCCGGTAGTTGTCATggatgcaaagctgaaattgGAGAGAGGAgcaattcttttattttatttcactaaatgtttttaattgtttcatttaatttattaaaataaatggcagTTGGTCTGATATTGTGTCatataataatgatgaaatcacctaaataaaaaaaaaaaaaaataaaataaataaatataatgttttcctcttcataaatgaatcatttaatttttaaaaaatcacttgtgttgttttataaatgctttactTAATTTGTTGTTCCTGGCCTAAAAACTCTCACTGTGATGATCATCactgattaaatgaaaatgtaatttaatttaatttttttttttttttttttttttaatgtttaaaataattacattttaaatttaaattaattaataatttttttgtgtgtttcatttTGGAACTGATTGGTCATGGAGTTTATGCACGTCAGATTTTGAAGTGAgtacaataatacattaatacaagTATTTTAAAGCAATACAAAATGTATGCTAGATggagaaaataacaaaacagaGATTTAGATGCCAGTAACAACAAATGAAAAGATAGAAAGACTTATAAAAAGAATTAACCaacacaagtgttttttttctgttcttttattgatttatttatgccCTGTAAGAGCAAAGTCAGTAagttttaattagtaaaaataaactgaacacAACATGAGAGATTTTAATTTTACGGTAGACTCACCAGCCATCTTTTCAGCGTAATGGGGTTAATATTAAAGTCTTTTACCAGCCCGAGGTCATGGTACATATGCTCCAGACAACTCAGCATCTTAAAGCACAAAACACTGATGATAGTATCTTCTGCAGTGCAGAGAATGTGGTTTTGCGTGTCAATCATTTGCACCATGTCTATCACAATGACTGGCATGCACCGCAGCTCAGCTTCAGCACAACTCTGACATTATTCTGCCTCTCTCATTGGGCCGATCCTCACCTCGTTAGGTTCCCACTGCCACACATCGAAGATCGGCTGCCTCAAAGCTTCCACTGTCTCCTGTGAGAGGTGGTACTACACAGAccccacaaacacaaacacagcagcacACGCAGAGGAGGGAaggcagagggagagagacgAGGAGGAAGACAGAAGAGTGCCGGGTTAGACTCTTACCTCGTTGGACTCCCACAGCCAGACGTCGAAGGCGGGTTTTCTGAGGGCGTCTATGGTTTGCTGGGAGAGCATGTACTGCAGGTGACAGAGCTCTCAGTTAACCCCCGAGAACCAACGCCTGGCTGTGGCCATTGCGCACATCACATTCACGTCTATCTGTAATTCACTTTTGCTGAAATCTACACAAAGCTCTTTTACGGTTGACAGTGAACTCAGCGATAAAGCTTCAAAAAATAATACCGTACATGCATATCCCAAGTCATAAACCGAGAGGCCAATAGTCACAGTAAAAGTTTCAATGAAagtataagaaatgtttcctgtcCAAATTTGTATACAAGagcgatttctgaaggatcatgtaacattgaagactggagtaatgatgctgaaaattcagcttcacatcacagcaataaattaacatatatttaatatatttaaatacaaaatagttcaaattgattcatattttaatggTATTACTGTTCTTGTTTTAGTTTAAAGAGGTCATATTATGCAATTTCTATTTTTCCTTATTCTTCTATTTCTATCCACAGAAggatttattatttctaaaagaGAAGGCTGATCCAGACTGGCCTAAACACCTCATTCAAACAAGCCCCCACATGTCTACATCACAATGtggtaatatttgcataatacagcccaaatgttcatttcaaagaaagaaggcatgGTTTCAGTAACGCATTAGTGTTGATGCAGCCATGTCAGGAGACGCTGTGGGTTTCTGTGAACATTTGGCTTTCTGAAGCAGATGCAGTTAGGAATCATTACATACAACGGAAGAGAACAACCCAGATGCTTGAATTTGTGcgatgcattttctttttagttaaCCTAGGAGAATACAAAGGGATGTGCGAAagctatttctaaaaaaatgggTCAATTCTGACTTTGCTTTGACAATCTGGTGCCTCTGATTCATCCACTGTAATTATGTGGCGTTACATTTGTGCTTGTGGTGTTCGACCAATCACAGAGCACAGggtcagctggccaatcagagcagactgtgcTAGTCAGAAGGAGGC
This window encodes:
- the wdr4 gene encoding tRNA (guanine-N(7)-)-methyltransferase non-catalytic subunit wdr4, which produces MAVVCSKADWFVSSCAATLVAVNLKESREPFVFDCAKAEKKPKEADGDKTSAGDGSEEKDSGSDRILAFAVSASGKHAALTDDHKRLVLFRTEPSWQCISTRWVVRRCTSLVFTQAEDEVFAADKSGDVYSFSVLEPEEPGELKLGHLSMLLDVTLSPDDKYIITADRDEKIRVSFRRSPYNIQAFCLEHREFVSALLVPVGRPDWLLSGSGDGTMKVWHYESGRRLHSVDLRQFTLHSEDTDAEKRFAVSRILSSPDGKHIAVQCERFPSVQLFEVDSGPEGCLSPSEALVLPHAPWDMTFDSQSQLWVLLETEDVNVLLYRYSEQHWQPRDSETPELRRVSEALRARWDIFKGSVGLESPFKHLYKVNFDNMASYLQKKQERLDQESKKRAAANGSKSSKRSRSESGAVPQSTS
- the pde9aa gene encoding high affinity cGMP-specific 3',5'-cyclic phosphodiesterase 9A isoform X3, coding for MGSASSAYRMIYLDVDGRIQKVVFSRFCSPCDIKELFCTATGLSRNTSISLLDSTGAMVSIDPTMPNNSERSPYKVVPITGGQLADKEELFQNVLTQVAEQFSRAFKINELKTEVTNRLAMLEKRVELEGMKVVEIEKCRSDIKKLREEMASRNNSSFLDDNKKLTPRRDVPSYPKYHLSQETVEALRQPIFDVWQWEPNEMLSCLEHMYHDLGLVKDFNINPITLKRWLLCIHDNYRNNPFHNFRHCFCVTQMMYSMIYLCNLQEKFTQVDVLILMTAAVCHDLDHPGYNNTYQINARTELAVRYNDISPLENHHCAVAFQIFSQPDCNIFANFDPEAFKQIRQGTITLILATDMARHGEILDSFKQKVDNFDFANEEHVTCLKMVLIKCCDISNEVRPMEVAEPWVDCLLEEYFMQSDREKAEGLPVAPFMDREKVTKPTAQIGFIKFVLIPMFETVMKLFPQIEEVMVQPLRESRDRYEELKQIDDAMNELGSHPRQ
- the pde9aa gene encoding high affinity cGMP-specific 3',5'-cyclic phosphodiesterase 9A isoform X1, which produces MGSASSAYRMIYLDVDGRIQKVVFSRFCSPCDIKELFCTATGLSRNTSISLLDSTGAMVSIDPTMPNNSERSPYKVVPITGGQLADKEELFQNVLTQVAEQFSRAFKINELKTEVTNRLAMLEKRVELEGMKVVEIEKCRSDIKKLREEMASRNNSSFLDDNKKLTPRRDVPSYPKYHLSQETVEALRQPIFDVWQWEPNEMLSCLEHMYHDLGLVKDFNINPITLKRWLLCIHDNYRNNPFHNFRHCFCVTQMMYSMIYLCNLQEKFTQVDVLILMTAAVCHDLDHPGYNNTYQINARTELAVRYNDISPLENHHCAVAFQIFSQPDCNIFANFDPEAFKQIRQGTITLILATDMARHGEILDSFKQKVDNFDFANEEHVTCLKMVLIKCCDISNEVRPMEVAEPWVDCLLEEYFMQSDREKAEGLPVAPFMDREKVTKPTAQIGFIKFVLIPMFETVMKLFPQIEEVMVQPLRESRDRYEELKQIDDAMNEVQKKKSENLTMGGKKK
- the pde9aa gene encoding high affinity cGMP-specific 3',5'-cyclic phosphodiesterase 9A isoform X2 — encoded protein: MGSASSAYRMIYLDVDGRIQKVVFSRFCSPCDIKELFCTATGLSRNTSISLLDSTGAMVSIDPTMPNNSERSPYKVVPITGGQLADKEELFQNVLTQVAEQFSRAFKINELKTEVTNRLAMLEKRVELEGMKVVEIEKCRSDIKKLREEMASRNNSSFLDDNKKLTPRRDVPSYPKYMLSQQTIDALRKPAFDVWLWESNEMLSCLEHMYHDLGLVKDFNINPITLKRWLLCIHDNYRNNPFHNFRHCFCVTQMMYSMIYLCNLQEKFTQVDVLILMTAAVCHDLDHPGYNNTYQINARTELAVRYNDISPLENHHCAVAFQIFSQPDCNIFANFDPEAFKQIRQGTITLILATDMARHGEILDSFKQKVDNFDFANEEHVTCLKMVLIKCCDISNEVRPMEVAEPWVDCLLEEYFMQSDREKAEGLPVAPFMDREKVTKPTAQIGFIKFVLIPMFETVMKLFPQIEEVMVQPLRESRDRYEELKQIDDAMNEVQKKKSENLTMGGKKK